TTCCTGTCTACGTTGCGCCCCAATTTTCAAGCTGGGAGCGCTTTCATGTCCAATGAATTTAGGCTGTCCAATTATCTGGCTCGGATCGGCCATGGCGGCCCTGTAAGGCCGGACCTCGCGACGCTCACCGCGCTCCATGCCGCCCATGTCAACGCGATCCCGTTCGAAGGTCTCGATCCGCTCCTCGGCCGGCAAGTCCGACTCGATCTCGCTTCGGTCCAGGCCAAGCTCGTCGACAGCAGGCGCGGCGGTTATTGCTTCGAGCAGAACGCGCTGTTCAAGGCCGCGCTTGAGACGATCGGCTTTGCCGTGACCGGCCTGTCCGGCCGCGTGCGCTGGATGTCGCCGCCAGAAAGCCCGCTCGGTCCGAAAGTCCATATGCTTCTCAAGGTCGACCTGCCGGAAGGCCCCCATATCGCCGATGTCGGTTTCGGCGCCTGCGTGATGGATGCTCCCTTGCGGTTCAAGACCGAGATCGAGCAGCCGACTGCAATGGGCACCTTCCGGCTCGGCGAGACCAACGGGCTGTTTTCAATCAGCGCCAGACAACCCCAGGGCTGGCGAACGATGTATGTCTTTGACCTGGAGCCCCAGATCCAGTCCGACTACGAGCTAGGAAACTATTTCACCTCCACCAGCTCGCTTGCGCCCTTCACTAGCACCCTGATCCTGGAACGCGTTGATGCCGACAAGCGTTACAAGCTCGCGAACCGTCGATTGACGATCGAGGCGCGAGAGGGCGAGGTGCGCCACGAACGCACGATCGACAGCGCCCATGACCTAGGCCAGGTGCTCCAAGAGACGTTCAATGTCGAGCTACCCGGCCCGACAGACGACGTCTTCGGACGGATCGGCGGATAGCCGACGCCTATTGCCGGCCCACGGAATCATTGACGCGCGGCCGCGCCAGCTTCACATCAGCCATCTCGCAGGTGGATGTTCTCGCTCACCGCAATGTGCCATTGTCCGCGACGCTGCCGCCGATTGAAGAGCCGACCGTCAACGCAACGAAGCCAAGGCAAAGCCGAAAACATCATGCCTCACCAGTTCAGCCTCAACCAAACCGTCCGCAAACCCGCCGTGAAATCCAAGGGCGGCATCGTCGCGTCGCAATCGCGGCGGGCGGCCGAGGTGGGGGCGCAGGTGCTGGCGGCGGGCGGCGACTGCGTCGACGCGATCGTGGCAACCACTTTTGCGCTGAACGTGCTGGAGCCCTGGAACAGCGGGATCGGCGGCGGAGGCGCGATGGTGCTCTACCGCGCCAAGGAAAATCGGTATGAGGTGATCGACTACGGCATGTGCGCGCCACTGAGCATCCGCGCGTCCGATTACCCCATCGTCGGAGACCGCCTCGCGACCGACCTGTTTCCGTGGCCGCGGGTGAAGGACGACCGCAACGTTCACGGCCCCGGCGCGATCGCTGTGCCAGGCGTCGTCGCCGGCATGGAAGAAGCGCACCGTCGATACGCCAGGATGTCGTGGAAGGAGCTGGTCGCTCCGGCGGCCGCGCTCGCCGGCGAAGGCCTGCTGGTGGACTGGTGGACCGAGCTGACGATCGCGGGCTCGGCGACAGACCTTCGGCGCTATCCCGCGAGTGCAGCGATGTTCTTGAAGGACGGCCTGCCCCCGAGCCCGCCCTGGAGCATCGAGGCCGAGATCCGGTTGCCGCAGGACAATTTGAAGGCCACGCTGCTGCACCTCGCCGAGGCCGGGCCGCGCGACTTCTATCAGGGCGATCTCGCCAGGAGCATCGCGTCCGACGTCAAGGCCGACGGCGGCTCCCTGTCGGTCGAGGATCTCGCCGCATTCCGCGCCCACCCGCGAGAGCCGCTGGCGATCCCCTATCGCGGCGGCAAGGTGTATGCGACGCCGGAACTCACGGCCGGGCCGACCATGGCGCATGCGCTGCGCCTGTTGCAGCAGAATTTGATGCCGGCACGCGCGCCGGATGCGGCCGCTTATGCTGAATATGCCGTTGCCCTGCAAGAGGCCTACCGCGAGCGGCTCAAGGACATGGGCGATGCCGACGGCAAGCGCTCGCTCGGCGCCGAATATCTCGCGCCGGCCTGCACCACGCATTTCTCCGTGGTCGACCGGGACGGCAACGTCGCCGCGGTGACGCAGACGCTGCTCTCGTCCTTTGGCTCGAAATATGTCACGCCGCACACCGGCATTCCCATGAACAACGGCATCATGTGGTTCGACCCGACGCCGGGCACCACCAACTCGCTCGCCCCAGGCAAGCGCTGCCTCACCAACTACACGCCTGTCATCGCCGAGACCAAGGACGGCAAGCGCCTCGCGGTCGGGGCTTCCGGCGGCCGCCGCATCCTGCCGTCGGTGATGCAGCTCGTGTCCTTTGCGATGGATTTCGACATGGATCTCGATGCCGCCATCCACCAGCCCCGCATCGATTGCAGCGAAGGCGCGATCGTCCTCGGCGACACCAGGCTGCCGGCGGATACACGCAAGGCGCTTGCCGCACGCTTCGACTACAGGGAAGCGCCGGTGCAGACCCTGCCGATGAAATTCGCCTGCCCGAGCGTCGTGATGCGCGACGGCGATACGAATTCCGGTGCGGTCGAGATATTCCAGCCCTGGGCCGACGCGGTAGCGGAAGGTTAAGGCTAGATCCCCAACCGGTCACGCACGCGGCCGGCAATCACCGCTGTTGTCACGCCGACCGGCCAGAACGCGTGCATCGGGATCGGATTGATGCCGGTGACGGGCATGTCGATCTCGGCCTTGGCGCCACCGATCAGCCGACGCGCGAGCTGCGCGCCCATTGCAGTGGAGAGCGCAACCCCGCGGCCGTTGCAGCCGAGCGAGATCAGAATGCCTTCCGCGGGCTCGTGCACATGCGGATAATGATCCCTGGTGATGGCGAGCCGGCTGTTCCAGCCGTGGGTCCAGGCCACGCCTTTCAGTTGCGGCCACAGCCGCTCGGCGTAGCGGATGAGATAGGCGACGTCATCAGGCGAGTTGATCCAGCGCATCGGCCCCCGGCCGCCCATCAGGAGGCGGTTGTTCTGGTCAACGCGGTAGTAGACCGTGATGTGGCCGCTCTCATAGAGCACGGGCCGCGTCGGCATGATCGAGCGCGCGACATCGTTCGAGAGCGGCGCGGTGGCGGCGATCGAGGAAAACACCGGCACGATGGTGCGGCGAAGCGCCGGCCAGAGATCGTCGGTGAAGCCGTTGGTGGCGAGCAGCACCTTGTCGGCATGCACGACCGCGCGCGGCGTCTCGATACGCCAGCGACTGCCGTCGCGGCGCAGCGATTGCGCCGGTGTCTCGCCGTGAACCTTCGCACCCGCCGAGATCGCGGCGCGCGCGAGGCCGCGGGCGTAGCTCAGGGGATGCAGATCGCCGCCGCGGGCGTCCAGCATGGCGCCAATGTAGCGATCAGTGCCGGTCATCTCACGCAGTTGCTCGCGATCGAGATACGTCACCGGCATACCGCGACGGATGCACTGCCGTGCGGTCTGCTCGATCGCAGCGGCGCTGGCCTCGTTATAGGCCGCGCGCAACGTCCCGTTCTGCCGCGCTTCACACGGGATCTGGTAGCGGCGAATCAGATCATGGGTGAAGTTCGGCGTGCCGTAGGAAAACTCGATCATGCGGCGGCCGAGCTCCGTGCCGAAATCGGCCTCGATCTGATCGGGATCGTGTTTCAGGCCGGGATTGGTGTGGCCGCCGTTGTTGCCGGACGCGCCCCAGCCCGGCTCCTGCGCCTCCAGCACCAGCGCCTCGACGCCCTGCTCCGCCAGATGCAGCGCCGTGGAGAGCCCCGTGTAACCGCCACCGACGATTGCCACGGATACGTTCTTGTCCGTATCGAGCGGCGGCGTCGCCACCGGCGCGACGGCGGTGTCGGCGTAGAGCGAAGGCGGCAGCGGCAGGCGCGTCATTGCAAAAGTCCGGTCAGAGCGG
The genomic region above belongs to Bradyrhizobium sp. CCBAU 53338 and contains:
- a CDS encoding arylamine N-acetyltransferase, coding for MSNEFRLSNYLARIGHGGPVRPDLATLTALHAAHVNAIPFEGLDPLLGRQVRLDLASVQAKLVDSRRGGYCFEQNALFKAALETIGFAVTGLSGRVRWMSPPESPLGPKVHMLLKVDLPEGPHIADVGFGACVMDAPLRFKTEIEQPTAMGTFRLGETNGLFSISARQPQGWRTMYVFDLEPQIQSDYELGNYFTSTSSLAPFTSTLILERVDADKRYKLANRRLTIEAREGEVRHERTIDSAHDLGQVLQETFNVELPGPTDDVFGRIGG
- a CDS encoding gamma-glutamyltransferase family protein, yielding MPHQFSLNQTVRKPAVKSKGGIVASQSRRAAEVGAQVLAAGGDCVDAIVATTFALNVLEPWNSGIGGGGAMVLYRAKENRYEVIDYGMCAPLSIRASDYPIVGDRLATDLFPWPRVKDDRNVHGPGAIAVPGVVAGMEEAHRRYARMSWKELVAPAAALAGEGLLVDWWTELTIAGSATDLRRYPASAAMFLKDGLPPSPPWSIEAEIRLPQDNLKATLLHLAEAGPRDFYQGDLARSIASDVKADGGSLSVEDLAAFRAHPREPLAIPYRGGKVYATPELTAGPTMAHALRLLQQNLMPARAPDAAAYAEYAVALQEAYRERLKDMGDADGKRSLGAEYLAPACTTHFSVVDRDGNVAAVTQTLLSSFGSKYVTPHTGIPMNNGIMWFDPTPGTTNSLAPGKRCLTNYTPVIAETKDGKRLAVGASGGRRILPSVMQLVSFAMDFDMDLDAAIHQPRIDCSEGAIVLGDTRLPADTRKALAARFDYREAPVQTLPMKFACPSVVMRDGDTNSGAVEIFQPWADAVAEG
- a CDS encoding FAD-binding oxidoreductase; the protein is MTRLPLPPSLYADTAVAPVATPPLDTDKNVSVAIVGGGYTGLSTALHLAEQGVEALVLEAQEPGWGASGNNGGHTNPGLKHDPDQIEADFGTELGRRMIEFSYGTPNFTHDLIRRYQIPCEARQNGTLRAAYNEASAAAIEQTARQCIRRGMPVTYLDREQLREMTGTDRYIGAMLDARGGDLHPLSYARGLARAAISAGAKVHGETPAQSLRRDGSRWRIETPRAVVHADKVLLATNGFTDDLWPALRRTIVPVFSSIAATAPLSNDVARSIMPTRPVLYESGHITVYYRVDQNNRLLMGGRGPMRWINSPDDVAYLIRYAERLWPQLKGVAWTHGWNSRLAITRDHYPHVHEPAEGILISLGCNGRGVALSTAMGAQLARRLIGGAKAEIDMPVTGINPIPMHAFWPVGVTTAVIAGRVRDRLGI